Proteins encoded in a region of the Pseudomonas putida genome:
- the recB gene encoding exodeoxyribonuclease V subunit beta, whose amino-acid sequence MTQDRPLALSFPLHGSQLIEASAGTGKTFTISALYLRLILGHGGEQGFDRELLPPQILVVTFTDAATKELRERIRARLAEAARFFRGELEGADPLLHQLRDDYPQEAWPRCAGRLEIAVQWMDEAAVSTIHGWCQRMLREHAFDSGSLFTQTLETDHSELLGQVMRDYWRRFCYGMQGDALAWVRGNWGSPDALLPRIRPLFGRVRAQQDGPEPAALIQASLQQRGEQLARLKAPWAQWAEQLRQICRDALAAKQVDGRKMQARYFEPWFDKLCAWAGDEQLVDLDLGTGFTRLTPAGMAEAWKGEPPEHPGLNAMQSLQQQLQALDSPDAPLLEHAASWVSARFEVEKRRRAEMGFDDMLVRLQHALASEAGERLAGLIREQFPVALIDEFQDTDPVQYGIFERIYQISENRADTGLFMIGDPKQAIYAFRGADIYTYLAARRATRDRLHSLDTNYRSSKAMVAAVNQVFLQAEVRETGRGAFLFRAADDNPLPFIEVRAKGRGEQLLIDGETSAALQCWQLESEEPVSSSVYRQQLAASCASHIVALLNGGQQGTAGFQNAEGELRPCLPSDIAILVRDGHEAQVVRAELAARDVRSVYLSDKDSVFAAQEAHDLLAWLKACAEPDSERLLKAALASLTLGLSLAALDQLNQDERVWEGWVMRFRHYRDTWQHQGVLPMLRHLLHDFQLPRTLIRRSDGERVLTNLLHLAELLQQAAGELDGEQALIRHLAEHLANSGQAGEEQILRLESDEQLVKVVTIHKSKGLEYPLVYLPFICTSKPVDGSRLPLAWHDSEGNAHLTLTPDQEQIERADDERLAEDLRLLYVALTRAQHACWLGVADLKRGNQKSSQLHRSALGYLLGGGLALTGSQQLTDWLQALASTCPHITCPGLPQANEQAYRVPHAERELLPARKPRRAAAEHWWIASYSALRVGDQTLGADSSQAQQLLDDETVDAQVLREVPADSGDIHRFPRGPNPGTFLHGLLEWAGREGFSQVSGNPQLIERTVGQRCNRRDWTGWIPTLSQWMQRLLGEALPLPGSDQSVMLGQLHHYQIEMEFWFASHQVDAEQLDRLVARHTHPGLARPAAQPTVLNGMFKGFIDLAFELDGRYYVTDYKSNWLGPDIQAYDTQTMEKAIIEHRYDLQYVLYLLALHRQLRARLPDYDYDRHVGGALFIFLRGASSSGHGVYHAKPPRELIESLDALFRGEHPPVQQDLFAGAVK is encoded by the coding sequence ATGACCCAGGACCGTCCCCTGGCACTGAGTTTCCCCCTGCACGGCAGCCAGCTGATCGAGGCCAGCGCCGGCACGGGCAAGACCTTCACCATTTCGGCGCTGTACCTGCGCCTGATCCTTGGCCACGGTGGCGAACAAGGCTTCGACCGCGAGTTGCTGCCACCGCAGATACTCGTGGTGACCTTCACCGACGCTGCCACCAAAGAGCTGCGCGAACGTATCCGCGCCCGCCTGGCTGAGGCTGCACGGTTCTTCCGTGGCGAACTGGAAGGCGCCGACCCGCTGTTGCACCAATTGCGTGATGATTACCCGCAAGAAGCCTGGCCGCGTTGTGCCGGCCGCTTGGAAATCGCCGTGCAGTGGATGGACGAAGCTGCGGTATCGACCATCCATGGCTGGTGTCAGCGCATGCTGCGCGAGCATGCCTTCGACAGCGGCAGCCTGTTCACCCAGACCCTGGAAACCGACCACAGCGAGTTGCTGGGCCAGGTCATGCGCGATTACTGGCGGCGTTTTTGCTACGGCATGCAAGGCGATGCACTGGCCTGGGTGCGCGGCAACTGGGGCAGCCCCGACGCTTTGCTGCCGCGCATTCGCCCACTGTTTGGCCGCGTGCGTGCTCAGCAGGATGGGCCAGAGCCGGCAGCATTGATCCAGGCATCGCTGCAGCAACGTGGCGAGCAGCTGGCCCGGCTCAAGGCGCCATGGGCGCAGTGGGCCGAGCAACTGCGGCAAATCTGCCGCGATGCGCTGGCCGCCAAGCAGGTCGACGGCCGCAAGATGCAGGCCCGTTACTTCGAGCCCTGGTTCGACAAGCTCTGTGCCTGGGCGGGTGATGAACAGCTGGTTGACCTCGACTTGGGCACGGGTTTTACCCGCCTGACCCCGGCGGGCATGGCCGAGGCCTGGAAGGGTGAACCGCCTGAGCACCCCGGCCTCAACGCCATGCAGAGCTTGCAGCAACAATTGCAGGCCTTGGACAGCCCGGATGCGCCCTTGCTTGAGCATGCTGCCAGCTGGGTATCGGCACGTTTCGAAGTAGAGAAGCGCCGGCGCGCGGAAATGGGCTTCGACGACATGCTCGTGCGCCTGCAGCACGCCTTGGCCAGCGAGGCCGGCGAGCGCTTGGCCGGTTTGATCCGCGAGCAGTTCCCGGTAGCGCTGATCGACGAATTCCAGGATACCGACCCGGTTCAGTACGGCATTTTCGAGCGCATCTATCAGATCAGCGAAAACCGCGCAGACACTGGCCTGTTCATGATCGGAGACCCCAAGCAGGCGATCTACGCCTTCCGTGGTGCCGACATCTACACCTACCTCGCTGCACGGCGCGCCACCCGCGACCGCCTGCACAGCCTGGACACCAACTACCGGTCCAGCAAGGCCATGGTCGCGGCGGTCAACCAGGTGTTCCTGCAGGCCGAAGTGCGTGAAACGGGGCGGGGAGCATTCCTGTTCCGCGCGGCGGATGACAACCCGCTGCCGTTCATCGAGGTGCGCGCGAAGGGCCGTGGCGAACAGTTGCTGATTGACGGCGAAACCAGTGCAGCCCTGCAGTGCTGGCAACTGGAAAGCGAAGAGCCGGTTTCCAGCAGTGTCTACCGCCAGCAGCTGGCAGCCAGCTGCGCCAGCCATATCGTCGCGCTGCTCAATGGTGGCCAGCAAGGCACGGCAGGCTTCCAGAATGCCGAAGGCGAGTTGCGTCCCTGCCTGCCCTCGGACATCGCCATCCTGGTGCGTGATGGCCACGAAGCGCAGGTGGTCCGCGCCGAGCTGGCCGCGCGCGATGTACGCAGTGTGTACCTGTCCGACAAGGACTCGGTGTTCGCCGCCCAGGAAGCCCACGACCTGCTGGCCTGGCTCAAGGCCTGCGCCGAGCCCGACTCCGAGCGCCTGCTCAAGGCCGCACTGGCCAGCCTTACACTGGGCCTGTCATTGGCCGCGCTGGACCAGCTGAACCAGGACGAGCGGGTCTGGGAAGGCTGGGTCATGCGTTTTCGCCATTATCGCGATACCTGGCAACACCAGGGCGTGTTGCCCATGCTGCGGCACCTGCTGCATGACTTCCAGCTGCCGCGCACGCTGATCCGCCGCAGCGATGGCGAGCGGGTACTGACCAACCTGCTGCACCTGGCCGAATTGCTGCAGCAGGCTGCTGGTGAGCTGGACGGCGAACAGGCATTGATCCGCCACCTGGCCGAGCACCTCGCCAATTCCGGGCAGGCCGGTGAAGAGCAGATCCTGCGCCTGGAAAGCGACGAACAGTTGGTCAAAGTCGTGACCATCCACAAGTCCAAGGGCCTGGAGTATCCCTTGGTTTACCTGCCGTTCATCTGCACCAGCAAGCCGGTGGACGGCAGCCGCCTGCCGCTGGCCTGGCATGACAGCGAAGGTAACGCCCACCTCACCCTCACCCCGGATCAGGAACAGATCGAGCGCGCTGACGACGAGCGCCTGGCCGAAGACCTGCGCCTGCTCTATGTGGCCCTGACCCGCGCCCAGCATGCGTGCTGGTTGGGGGTCGCCGACCTCAAGCGTGGCAACCAGAAGAGTTCGCAGCTGCACCGATCGGCATTGGGTTACCTGCTGGGTGGCGGCCTTGCCCTGACAGGTTCGCAGCAGCTGACGGACTGGTTGCAGGCGTTGGCGTCGACATGCCCGCACATTACCTGCCCGGGCCTGCCGCAGGCCAATGAGCAGGCGTATCGCGTACCGCACGCCGAGCGTGAGCTGCTGCCCGCACGCAAGCCCCGCCGCGCGGCCGCCGAGCACTGGTGGATCGCTTCTTACAGCGCCCTGCGCGTAGGCGACCAGACCCTCGGTGCCGACAGCTCACAGGCCCAGCAACTGCTGGATGACGAGACGGTCGATGCCCAGGTGTTGCGCGAGGTCCCGGCTGACAGCGGCGATATCCACCGTTTCCCGCGGGGGCCAAACCCAGGCACCTTCTTGCATGGCTTGCTGGAATGGGCGGGTCGTGAAGGCTTTAGCCAGGTCAGCGGCAACCCACAGCTGATTGAGCGCACCGTTGGCCAGCGCTGCAACCGTCGCGACTGGACCGGCTGGATCCCCACCCTGAGCCAGTGGATGCAACGCTTGCTGGGCGAGGCGTTACCGCTGCCAGGCAGCGACCAGAGCGTAATGCTGGGCCAGTTGCATCATTACCAGATCGAAATGGAGTTCTGGTTCGCCAGCCACCAGGTCGATGCTGAACAACTCGACCGCCTTGTCGCACGCCACACCCACCCCGGCCTGGCGCGCCCGGCGGCGCAGCCGACCGTGCTCAACGGCATGTTCAAAGGGTTCATCGACCTGGCCTTCGAGCTGGACGGGCGTTACTACGTCACCGACTACAAGTCCAACTGGCTGGGCCCGGACATCCAGGCCTACGACACCCAAACCATGGAAAAGGCCATTATCGAGCACCGCTACGACCTGCAGTACGTGCTGTACCTGCTGGCCCTGCACCGGCAGTTGCGTGCCCGCCTGCCGGACTACGATTACGACCGCCATGTTGGCGGTGCCCTGTTCATCTTCCTGCGTGGTGCCAGCAGCAGCGGCCATGGCGTGTATCACGCCAAGCCACCGCGTGAGCTGATCGAAAGCCTCGATGCGCTGTTCCGTGGCGAGCACCCACCCGTACAGCAGGACCTGTTTGCCGGAGCCGTGAAATGA
- a CDS encoding diguanylate cyclase, whose amino-acid sequence MKPTRKRSVRPTLRSVLGRGHLSVALLAVGLAGISLTLLGVLALRVYANQNLQLIARSINYTVEAAVVFDDSAAANESLALIASTEEVAEAKVFNDEGELLAHWQRGDTDMLAQLEVQVATALLDEPVNLPILHQQQQVGHIELVGQGRSLLLFLLSGLAGILFCTILSALAAQYLSRRLLSDITRPLRGLASVAHAARRERSFDRRVPEAPIAELNELGNDFNALLDELEVWHSHLQSENQSLAHQASHDSLTGLPNRAFFEGRLSRSVRNAARQQDHLALLFLDSDHFKQINDTLGHAVGDEVLISVADRVRAQLREHDLVARLGGDEFAVLLTPLQSRKDAEHIAEKIVASMKLPVQLDSGRSIATSLSVGIAYYPDDGADPASLLNAADAAMYQAKRKRRGHWQVAQTERSANEIKNRS is encoded by the coding sequence ATGAAACCGACCCGCAAGCGTAGCGTGCGCCCCACCCTGCGCTCGGTGCTGGGCCGTGGCCACCTCAGCGTCGCCTTGCTTGCCGTGGGCCTGGCGGGTATTTCCTTGACCCTGCTGGGCGTGCTCGCCCTGCGTGTCTACGCCAACCAAAACCTGCAGCTGATTGCCCGCTCGATCAATTACACCGTAGAGGCAGCGGTGGTGTTCGATGACAGCGCCGCCGCCAATGAATCGCTGGCGCTGATCGCCAGTACCGAGGAAGTGGCTGAGGCCAAGGTCTTCAACGACGAAGGCGAGCTGTTGGCGCACTGGCAACGCGGCGACACCGACATGCTCGCGCAACTGGAAGTGCAGGTTGCCACCGCGTTGCTGGATGAGCCGGTCAACCTGCCGATCCTGCACCAGCAACAACAGGTCGGGCATATCGAACTGGTCGGCCAGGGCCGTAGCCTGTTGCTGTTCCTGCTCAGCGGTCTGGCCGGCATCCTGTTCTGCACCATCCTCAGCGCCTTGGCTGCCCAGTACCTGTCGCGGCGCCTGCTCAGCGATATCACCCGCCCGCTGCGTGGCCTGGCCAGTGTCGCCCACGCCGCCCGCCGCGAGCGCAGCTTCGACCGGCGTGTGCCGGAAGCGCCGATTGCCGAGCTCAACGAGCTGGGTAACGACTTCAATGCCCTGCTGGACGAACTGGAGGTGTGGCACAGCCACCTGCAGAGTGAAAACCAGAGCCTGGCCCACCAGGCCAGCCACGATAGCCTGACTGGCCTGCCCAACCGGGCCTTCTTCGAGGGGCGCCTGAGCCGCAGCGTGCGCAATGCTGCACGGCAGCAGGACCACTTGGCCTTGCTGTTCCTCGACAGCGATCACTTCAAGCAAATCAACGACACCCTCGGCCATGCCGTAGGCGACGAGGTTCTGATCAGCGTGGCCGACCGCGTACGCGCCCAGTTGCGCGAACACGACCTGGTGGCGCGCCTGGGCGGTGATGAGTTCGCCGTGCTGCTGACACCTTTGCAGTCGCGCAAGGACGCCGAACACATCGCCGAGAAGATCGTTGCCAGCATGAAGCTGCCGGTGCAGCTGGACAGTGGCCGCAGTATCGCCACCTCACTGAGTGTCGGTATTGCCTATTACCCGGATGACGGCGCTGACCCCGCCAGTCTTCTCAATGCCGCCGATGCGGCGATGTACCAGGCCAAGCGTAAACGCCGTGGCCATTGGCAAGTGGCGCAGACGGAACGGTCCGCCAACGAAATCAAGAACAGGAGCTGA
- a CDS encoding CoA-acylating methylmalonate-semialdehyde dehydrogenase produces MNAPQSPNSTKVEQVKLLIDGQWVESKTTEWRDIVNPASQEVLARVPFATVEEVDAAVAAAHRAFQTWRDTPIGARMRIMLKLQALIREHTKRIAQVLSAEQGKTLADAEGDIFRGLEVVEHAASIGTLQMGEFAENVASGVDTYTLRQPIGVCAGITPFNFPAMIPLWMFPMAIVCGNTFVLKPSEQDPLSTMLLVELALEAGVPAGVLNVVHGGKQVVDAICTHQDIKAISFVGSTEVGTHVYNLGSQHGKRVQSMMGAKNHAVVLPDANRTQTINALVGAAFGAAGQRCMATSVAVLVGKAREWLPDIKAAASKLKVNAGCEPGTDVGPVVSKRAKERVLGLIESGIKEGAKLELDGRDVKVPGYEQGNFVGPTLFSGVKTDMQVYTQEIFGPVLVTLEVDTLDEAIALVNANPFGNGTGLFTQSGAAARKFQSEIDIGQVGINIPIPVPVPFFSFTGSRGSKLGDLGPYGKQVVQFYTQTKTVTARWFDDDSVNDGVNTTISLR; encoded by the coding sequence ATGAACGCACCGCAATCCCCTAACAGCACCAAGGTCGAGCAGGTGAAGCTGCTGATTGACGGCCAGTGGGTCGAGTCCAAAACCACCGAATGGCGCGACATCGTCAACCCGGCCAGCCAGGAAGTGCTGGCGCGCGTACCGTTCGCCACCGTCGAGGAAGTCGACGCTGCCGTGGCCGCGGCCCACCGAGCCTTCCAGACCTGGCGCGACACCCCGATCGGCGCGCGCATGCGCATCATGCTCAAGCTGCAGGCGCTGATCCGCGAACACACCAAACGCATTGCCCAGGTGCTCAGTGCCGAACAAGGCAAAACCCTGGCCGATGCTGAAGGCGATATTTTCCGCGGCCTGGAAGTGGTCGAGCACGCCGCCTCCATCGGCACCCTGCAGATGGGCGAATTTGCCGAAAACGTCGCAAGCGGTGTCGACACCTACACCCTGCGCCAGCCGATCGGTGTGTGCGCCGGCATCACCCCGTTCAACTTCCCGGCGATGATCCCGCTGTGGATGTTCCCCATGGCCATCGTCTGCGGCAACACCTTCGTGCTCAAACCGTCCGAACAAGACCCGCTGTCGACCATGCTGCTGGTGGAGCTGGCGCTGGAAGCCGGTGTGCCGGCCGGTGTGCTGAACGTGGTGCACGGCGGCAAGCAGGTGGTGGATGCCATTTGCACCCACCAGGACATCAAGGCGATTTCCTTCGTCGGCTCAACCGAAGTCGGCACCCACGTTTACAACCTCGGTAGCCAACACGGCAAGCGCGTGCAGTCGATGATGGGCGCCAAGAACCATGCGGTGGTGCTGCCCGATGCCAACCGTACGCAAACCATCAATGCTTTGGTAGGGGCTGCCTTTGGTGCGGCGGGCCAACGCTGCATGGCCACCTCGGTGGCGGTGCTGGTGGGCAAGGCCCGCGAATGGCTGCCAGATATCAAGGCAGCCGCCAGCAAGCTCAAGGTCAATGCCGGCTGTGAGCCAGGCACCGACGTTGGCCCGGTGGTTTCCAAGCGCGCCAAGGAGCGCGTCCTGGGCCTGATCGAAAGCGGTATCAAGGAAGGCGCCAAACTTGAGCTGGACGGCCGCGACGTCAAGGTGCCGGGTTACGAGCAAGGTAACTTCGTTGGCCCGACCCTGTTCTCGGGCGTGAAGACCGATATGCAGGTGTATACCCAGGAAATCTTCGGCCCGGTGCTGGTGACCCTGGAAGTCGATACCCTCGACGAGGCCATCGCCCTGGTCAACGCCAACCCGTTCGGCAACGGCACCGGCCTGTTTACTCAAAGCGGCGCGGCAGCACGCAAGTTCCAGAGCGAAATCGATATCGGCCAGGTCGGCATCAACATCCCGATTCCGGTACCGGTACCGTTCTTCAGCTTTACCGGCTCACGTGGCTCCAAGCTCGGCGACCTCGGCCCGTACGGCAAGCAAGTGGTGCAGTTCTACACTCAGACCAAGACCGTCACTGCCCGCTGGTTCGATGACGACAGCGTCAACGACGGTGTGAACACCACCATCAGCCTGCGCTAA
- a CDS encoding YfiR family protein: MHVAARRVTSCALSLLLAALFLYTGPAQADSATTAARAQQRAQAVTQVVLGIFSYARWPIEPSPLRLCLIGPTEYADDLIKGHVQESGRPLQVRRLLAEDTQVAQACDAIYIGKLDQGQRDQLFQRVRGHPVLSISEADDPCTVGSLFCLRVSDQQVAFDVNLDSVARSGVRIHPSVLQLSRRRAVQP, from the coding sequence ATGCACGTGGCCGCAAGGCGAGTGACAAGCTGTGCGCTTTCGCTATTGCTGGCCGCCCTGTTCCTTTACACAGGCCCTGCCCAGGCAGACTCCGCCACAACCGCCGCTCGGGCTCAACAACGCGCCCAGGCAGTCACCCAGGTCGTATTGGGTATCTTCAGCTACGCCCGCTGGCCTATAGAACCCTCACCCTTGCGCTTGTGCCTGATCGGTCCGACCGAATACGCCGATGACCTGATCAAAGGCCATGTCCAGGAATCCGGTCGCCCCCTGCAGGTGCGGCGCCTGTTGGCAGAAGATACCCAGGTCGCCCAGGCCTGCGATGCCATCTATATCGGCAAGCTCGACCAGGGCCAGCGCGACCAGCTGTTCCAGCGTGTCAGGGGCCATCCGGTGTTGAGCATCAGCGAGGCGGATGACCCCTGCACGGTCGGCAGCCTGTTCTGCCTGCGGGTCAGCGACCAGCAGGTGGCCTTTGATGTCAACCTCGACTCGGTGGCGCGCTCTGGCGTGCGTATTCATCCCAGTGTGTTGCAATTGTCGCGGCGCCGGGCGGTGCAGCCATGA
- the recD gene encoding exodeoxyribonuclease V subunit alpha: MSRSLVDLLPTPLHAEHLLALAPQHDSGDLLQLLDRWVERGWLRALDRAFVSFLEERAPGSDPLLLLAAALASHQLGHGHVCLDLQQTLAEPDFALSLPPEGDALTGPLLLPSQLLANLDLNAWRQRIAASALVAEGDSPGQQARPLVLSGQRLYLRRYWSYERRIDHTLRQRLTQAEAPLTDLTGRLAQLFDGGAPAGQVDWQKLACALATRAGFSIITGGPGTGKTTTVVRLLALLQGPAVEQGRPLRIRLAAPTGKAAARLTESIGQQVERLQVSAEVRGHIPTEVSTVHRLLGSRPGSRHFRHHAGNPLPLDVLVVDEASMIDLEMMANLLDALPPRARLVLLGDKDQLASVEAGAVLGDLCRDAEEGYYSPATAAWLEQISGESLAGSGLKAGDEQRNPLAQQVVMLRFSRRFGEGSGIGQLARLVNRQDSHAARNLLATPPADVHSLALKHEQDRAFDRLLLDGLNRGSDGPQGYRSYLRTLGRYRPALETAADDPAWEQWAGKVLHSFEDFQLLCAVRRGAWGVEGLNERVARVLHNAGLIDSQQHWYEGRPVLVTRNDYGLGLMNGDIGIALHLPDERGEPLLRVAFPRNDGSGGVRFVLPSRLNEVETVFAMTVHKSQGSEFSHTALVLPDALNPVLTKELVYTGITRAKHCFSLVEPRQGIFEEAVARKVRRISGLMLEQV, from the coding sequence ATGAGCCGAAGCCTTGTCGACCTGTTGCCCACGCCGTTGCACGCCGAGCACCTGCTGGCGCTGGCACCACAGCATGACAGCGGTGACCTGCTGCAACTGCTCGACCGCTGGGTAGAACGGGGCTGGCTGCGCGCGCTGGACCGCGCATTCGTGTCGTTCCTGGAAGAGCGCGCTCCCGGCAGTGATCCCTTGTTATTGCTGGCGGCGGCGCTGGCCAGTCATCAACTGGGGCACGGGCATGTCTGCCTCGACCTGCAACAGACCTTGGCCGAGCCTGATTTCGCCCTGTCGTTGCCGCCGGAGGGCGATGCGCTGACAGGCCCCTTGCTGCTTCCCTCGCAACTGCTGGCCAACCTCGATTTGAATGCCTGGCGCCAGCGCATCGCTGCCAGCGCGCTGGTGGCCGAGGGCGATAGCCCAGGCCAGCAAGCGCGGCCACTGGTGCTCAGCGGCCAGCGTCTGTACCTGCGCCGCTACTGGAGCTATGAACGGCGTATCGACCATACCCTGCGCCAGCGCCTGACCCAGGCCGAAGCGCCGCTGACCGACCTGACCGGTCGCCTGGCTCAGCTGTTCGACGGTGGTGCGCCAGCTGGCCAGGTAGACTGGCAGAAGCTCGCTTGCGCGCTGGCCACCCGTGCCGGTTTCAGCATCATCACGGGTGGCCCCGGCACGGGCAAGACCACCACTGTGGTGCGCCTGCTGGCCTTGCTGCAAGGGCCGGCAGTGGAGCAGGGCAGGCCGCTGCGCATCCGCTTGGCCGCGCCGACCGGCAAGGCCGCTGCGCGCCTCACCGAATCCATTGGCCAGCAGGTCGAGCGCCTGCAGGTCAGCGCCGAAGTGCGTGGGCACATTCCCACAGAAGTCAGCACCGTGCATCGTCTGCTCGGTAGCCGCCCGGGCTCCCGGCACTTCCGCCACCATGCTGGCAACCCGTTACCATTGGATGTGCTGGTGGTCGACGAAGCATCGATGATCGACCTGGAAATGATGGCCAACCTGCTCGATGCCTTGCCGCCTCGGGCACGCCTGGTGCTACTGGGCGACAAGGACCAGTTGGCGTCGGTGGAAGCCGGTGCGGTGCTGGGCGACTTGTGCCGGGATGCCGAAGAGGGCTATTACTCGCCGGCGACCGCAGCATGGCTGGAACAGATCAGTGGCGAGTCACTGGCCGGCAGTGGCCTCAAGGCTGGCGACGAACAGCGCAATCCACTGGCCCAGCAAGTGGTGATGCTGCGTTTTTCGCGACGCTTCGGTGAAGGCAGCGGCATTGGCCAACTGGCCCGGCTGGTCAACCGGCAGGACTCCCATGCGGCGCGCAACTTGCTGGCCACGCCACCCGCCGACGTGCACAGCCTGGCACTCAAGCACGAGCAGGACCGTGCTTTCGACCGCCTGTTGCTCGATGGCCTCAACCGCGGCAGCGACGGCCCGCAAGGCTACCGCAGCTACCTGCGTACCCTTGGCCGCTATCGGCCAGCACTCGAAACCGCTGCTGACGACCCCGCGTGGGAGCAATGGGCCGGCAAGGTGCTGCACAGCTTCGAGGACTTCCAGTTGCTGTGTGCAGTGCGTCGTGGCGCCTGGGGCGTCGAAGGCCTGAACGAGCGGGTGGCGCGGGTGCTGCACAATGCTGGCTTGATCGACAGCCAGCAGCACTGGTACGAAGGGCGCCCGGTATTGGTGACCCGCAACGATTACGGCCTGGGCCTGATGAACGGTGACATCGGCATCGCCCTGCACTTGCCGGATGAGCGCGGTGAGCCGCTGCTGCGCGTGGCCTTCCCGCGTAACGATGGCAGTGGCGGCGTGCGTTTCGTCCTGCCCAGCCGGCTCAACGAAGTGGAAACGGTGTTCGCCATGACCGTGCACAAGTCCCAGGGCTCGGAGTTCAGCCACACGGCGCTGGTGCTACCGGATGCGCTCAACCCGGTGCTGACCAAGGAACTGGTGTACACCGGCATCACCCGCGCCAAGCACTGCTTCAGCCTGGTCGAGCCTCGGCAGGGCATTTTTGAAGAAGCGGTGGCGCGCAAGGTGCGGCGTATTTCAGGGTTGATGCTGGAACAAGTCTGA
- a CDS encoding LysR family transcriptional regulator, translating into MQKDLTSLSALNWDDLKFFLEVARTRKASSAAKRLSVDYTTVSRRISSLEGALGTLLFEKSRTNGFVLTAEGQRLLGYAESIESTLHMACEQVSGSGVALSGHVRMGCTEGFGSFFITPQLSHFVDAYPAISVDILPLPHFISLSKREADIVIALERPEHGPYVCCKLCDYRLRLYATQDYLDNHAPIRQVADLAKHPFISYVDDLAFSSELLYLANLIPSASAHLRSTSVIAQYTAALQGRGLAILPCFLAAQDPRLVTVLPEEIEVTRQFWMYCREDLRKLKRITLLWDYIRGVTETNAPLLMGDTRQMRFAQE; encoded by the coding sequence ATGCAAAAAGACCTCACATCCCTGAGCGCGCTCAACTGGGACGATTTGAAGTTCTTCCTTGAAGTGGCCCGCACCCGCAAGGCCAGCAGTGCCGCCAAACGGCTGAGTGTGGACTACACCACCGTGTCGCGGCGCATCAGCTCGCTGGAGGGCGCGCTGGGTACCTTGCTGTTCGAAAAGTCGCGGACCAACGGCTTTGTGTTGACCGCCGAGGGCCAGCGCTTGCTGGGTTATGCCGAATCGATCGAGAGCACGCTGCACATGGCCTGCGAGCAGGTGTCCGGGTCGGGTGTGGCGTTGTCGGGGCATGTGCGCATGGGCTGCACCGAGGGCTTTGGCAGCTTCTTCATCACCCCGCAGCTCAGCCATTTCGTCGATGCCTACCCGGCGATTTCGGTGGACATCCTGCCGCTGCCGCACTTCATCAGCCTGTCCAAACGCGAGGCGGACATCGTCATCGCGCTGGAGCGGCCGGAGCATGGGCCTTATGTGTGCTGCAAACTGTGCGACTACCGCTTGCGGCTGTATGCGACCCAAGACTACCTGGACAACCACGCGCCGATCCGCCAGGTGGCGGACTTGGCCAAACATCCGTTCATCAGTTACGTGGATGACCTGGCGTTCAGCTCCGAGCTGCTGTACCTGGCCAACCTCATCCCCAGCGCCAGCGCGCATTTGCGCAGCACCAGCGTGATCGCGCAGTACACCGCAGCGTTGCAGGGGCGAGGGTTGGCGATCTTGCCGTGCTTCCTCGCCGCGCAGGACCCTCGGCTGGTGACGGTGTTACCGGAGGAGATCGAGGTGACGCGCCAGTTCTGGATGTACTGCCGGGAGGACTTGAGAAAGTTGAAGCGGATTACCCTGTTGTGGGATTACATCCGAGGTGTGACGGAGACGAATGCGCCGTTGCTGATGGGTGACACACGCCAGATGCGCTTTGCTCAGGAATGA
- the mmsB gene encoding 3-hydroxyisobutyrate dehydrogenase, with amino-acid sequence MRIAFIGLGNMGAPMARNLIKAGHQLNLFDLNKAVLAELAELGGQISPSPKDAAANSELVITMLPAAAHVRSVYLNEDGVLAGIRPGTPTVDCSTIDPQTARDVSKAAAGKGVDMGDAPVSGGTGGAAAGTLTFMVGASAELFASLKPVLEQMGRNIVHCGEVGTGQIAKICNNLLLGISMIGVSEAMALGNALGIDTKVLAGIINSSTGRCWSSDTYNPWPGIIETAPASRGYTGGFGAELMLKDLGLATEAARQAHQPVILGAVAQQLYQAMSLRGEGGKDFSAIVEGYRKKD; translated from the coding sequence ATGCGTATCGCATTCATCGGCCTGGGCAACATGGGCGCGCCCATGGCCCGCAACCTGATCAAAGCCGGGCACCAGCTGAACCTGTTCGACCTGAACAAGGCCGTGCTGGCCGAGTTGGCAGAACTGGGCGGGCAGATCAGCCCGTCGCCCAAGGACGCGGCAGCCAACAGCGAACTGGTGATCACCATGCTGCCGGCCGCAGCCCATGTGCGCAGCGTGTACTTGAACGAGGACGGCGTGTTGGCCGGTATTCGTCCCGGCACGCCGACCGTTGACTGCAGCACCATCGACCCGCAGACCGCCCGTGATGTGTCCAAGGCCGCAGCGGGCAAAGGTGTGGACATGGGTGACGCGCCGGTGTCCGGTGGTACTGGCGGCGCGGCGGCTGGCACCCTGACCTTCATGGTCGGCGCCAGTGCCGAGCTGTTCGCCAGCCTCAAGCCGGTACTCGAGCAGATGGGCCGCAACATCGTGCACTGCGGGGAAGTCGGCACCGGGCAGATTGCCAAGATCTGCAACAACCTGCTGCTGGGTATTTCGATGATCGGCGTGTCCGAGGCCATGGCCCTGGGCAACGCGTTGGGTATCGACACCAAGGTGCTGGCCGGCATCATCAACAGCTCGACCGGGCGTTGCTGGAGCTCGGACACCTACAACCCGTGGCCGGGTATCATTGAAACCGCGCCGGCATCGCGTGGCTACACCGGTGGCTTTGGCGCCGAACTGATGCTCAAGGACCTGGGGCTGGCTACCGAAGCGGCACGCCAGGCTCACCAGCCGGTGATCCTCGGGGCTGTGGCCCAGCAGCTGTATCAGGCCATGAGCCTGCGCGGCGAAGGGGGCAAGGATTTCTCGGCCATCGTCGAGGGGTATCGCAAGAAGGATTGA